One stretch of Armigeres subalbatus isolate Guangzhou_Male chromosome 2, GZ_Asu_2, whole genome shotgun sequence DNA includes these proteins:
- the LOC134209903 gene encoding general odorant-binding protein 69-like has protein sequence MGRRIPFLLIVFQAVATVLTDDLLHYITDKSFDTALRECAQYFLISNETLARYYQQRFPCVDEVKQLVRCTMINLNAYDDNTGPLENVLGNFFKPHVWDTKHTERTKNCVARALNRTSPSDVFQRAYDTFICYYHQLGTLVSDDQLVPCTPLEFKQVMTFVESALNMPAEVLLQYSQGNVLNEPSYPNALYIFAVRAGYYSVSDGIQLGNLYTQFGVPEISMTLRHRRCANS, from the coding sequence ATGGGCCGTCGCATACCGTTTCTCCTGATAGTTTTTCAGGCTGTGGCAACTGTGTTGACCGACGATTTGCTACATTATATAACTGATAAAAGCTTCGACACTGCGCTTCGTGAATGTGCCCAATACTTCCTGATTTCGAACGAGACCCTTGCAAGATACTACCAACAACGTTTCCCGTGTGTAGACGAAGTCAAACAGCTGGTGCGATGTACAATGATTAATTTGAACGCCTATGACGATAATACTGGACCCCTGGAAAACgtccttgggaatttcttcaaaccTCATGTATGGGATACTAAACATACCGAAAGGACCAAAAATTGTGTAGCAAGAGCCTTGAATCGCACGAGCCCTAGCGATGTTTTTCAACGAGCTTACGATACCTTCATATGTTACTACCATCAACTAGGCACCTTAGTTTCTGATGACCAACTCGTCCCATGTACGCCATTGGAATTTAAACAGGTGATGACGTTTGTTGAAAGCGCTCTAAATATGCCTGCTGAAGTACTGCTGCAGTACAGTCAAGGCAACGTGTTGAACGAGCCGAGCTACCCCAATGCGTTGTATATTTTTGCCGTGCGAGCTGGCTACTACTCGGTCAGTGATGGAATTCAACTCGGTAATCTGTACACTCAGTTTGGTGTGCCGGAAATTTCAatgactttgcgtcatcgaagatGCGCAAATTCATAA